Proteins encoded within one genomic window of Christensenellaceae bacterium:
- a CDS encoding Asp23/Gls24 family envelope stress response protein, which produces MAYKGNFYNGSSDGKVMYNKNIMLSIINLSAKEISGVSCLCSRFGSRIKKLFSSNYFEGVKVNFSKNNTVDVDVYIKVYFGYSVSDVAYRVQENIKNGISSMMDIKIGSINVHVLGVDFSKEELVKSV; this is translated from the coding sequence CTGACGGCAAGGTAATGTATAACAAAAACATTATGCTTTCTATCATTAACCTTTCGGCAAAAGAAATAAGCGGCGTTTCATGCCTGTGTTCAAGGTTTGGCAGTCGTATAAAGAAACTGTTTTCTTCCAATTATTTTGAGGGTGTGAAAGTTAATTTTTCAAAAAATAACACCGTGGATGTTGATGTCTATATTAAAGTGTACTTTGGTTACAGTGTAAGTGACGTGGCATACCGTGTTCAGGAAAATATTAAAAACGGCATATCGTCTATGATGGACATAAAGATTGGTAGCATAAATGTGCATGTGCTTGGGGTGGATTTTTCAAAGGAGGAGCTGGTAAAAAGCGTATAA
- the nusB gene encoding transcription antitermination factor NusB gives MGRRSEREVAFRLIFERLFNEGADFLTGVKLLEEEDNAKYDSGFAKEVLEGVTQNLGVIEQQIKDNLVGYKFERIYKIDLSLLILAIYEIKYQNTDPKIVINEVVELGKKFSTDKSPAFINGILSKIING, from the coding sequence ATGGGTCGAAGAAGTGAGCGTGAGGTTGCATTCAGATTAATATTTGAGAGGCTCTTTAATGAAGGGGCCGATTTTTTGACAGGTGTAAAACTTCTTGAAGAAGAGGACAACGCTAAGTATGACAGCGGATTTGCAAAGGAGGTTTTGGAAGGTGTAACCCAAAACCTTGGTGTTATAGAGCAGCAAATAAAAGATAACCTGGTTGGCTATAAATTTGAGAGGATATATAAAATAGATTTGAGTTTACTTATTCTTGCAATATACGAAATAAAATATCAGAACACCGACCCAAAGATTGTAATAAATGAAGTGGTGGAGCTTGGTAAAAAGTTTTCAACCGACAAAAGTCCGGCGTTTATCAATGGCATCCTTTCAAAGATAATTAACGGCTGA
- the xseA gene encoding exodeoxyribonuclease VII large subunit, translated as MALKELSVSEISNIITRIFDAEEMLHDIKIYGEISGFQIVRGHAYFSIKDENALLSCVMFGVGHADIKDGDQVLVTGRLGYYGKSGKLQFYASVIVPYGQGILYQKFLALKERLEKEGLFDSSSKKPIPKVVKNIGVVTSETGAVIQDIINIVGRRNPCVNIFLYPVRVQGVGAENSICEGVEYFSRHKNVDVIVIARGGGSFEDLMPFNSEILARTIYASELPVVSAVGHETDFTICDFVSNLRAPTPSAAAELLTQDPGDVKSRLAQNLTRMLSLYTYFLQNNTAYLDDFMLKLGSDARHVIEHKKQRFVDIVRRLLLLSGSAVQRHEGALGIINERLLGHSPAAILDRGFVKVFKDGKAVVEAGAVNVGDKLRISLRDGDIETVTEKIDKKEN; from the coding sequence TTGGCACTAAAAGAACTTAGCGTAAGTGAAATATCCAATATTATAACCCGTATATTTGATGCTGAGGAGATGCTTCATGATATTAAGATATACGGCGAAATTTCGGGCTTTCAGATTGTGAGGGGGCACGCTTATTTTTCGATTAAAGATGAAAATGCGCTGCTTAGCTGTGTTATGTTTGGTGTTGGGCATGCAGATATTAAAGACGGCGATCAGGTTCTTGTTACCGGCAGGCTCGGGTATTACGGCAAAAGCGGCAAGCTTCAGTTTTATGCCTCAGTTATTGTTCCTTATGGGCAGGGGATACTTTATCAAAAATTTTTGGCGCTTAAAGAAAGGCTTGAAAAAGAGGGGCTTTTTGATTCTTCTTCAAAAAAGCCAATTCCTAAGGTTGTTAAAAATATTGGTGTGGTTACAAGTGAGACCGGCGCAGTAATACAGGACATTATAAATATTGTGGGCCGCAGAAACCCCTGCGTGAATATATTCCTATATCCCGTGAGGGTGCAGGGTGTAGGGGCTGAAAACAGTATATGCGAGGGTGTGGAGTATTTTTCTCGGCATAAAAATGTGGATGTAATTGTAATAGCACGGGGCGGCGGCAGTTTTGAGGATTTAATGCCTTTTAACAGTGAAATTTTGGCGCGGACGATTTATGCTTCGGAGCTTCCGGTTGTATCGGCTGTAGGGCACGAAACGGACTTTACGATTTGTGATTTTGTCAGCAACCTGAGAGCTCCGACGCCTTCGGCCGCAGCTGAATTGCTTACGCAGGATCCGGGAGATGTTAAAAGCAGGTTAGCTCAAAATTTGACGAGGATGCTTAGTTTATATACTTATTTTTTGCAAAACAACACGGCATATCTGGACGATTTTATGCTTAAACTTGGCAGCGACGCACGGCATGTCATAGAACATAAAAAACAGCGGTTTGTGGATATAGTAAGACGACTGTTGCTGCTCTCGGGCAGTGCTGTGCAAAGGCACGAGGGAGCATTGGGGATTATAAATGAGAGGCTTTTGGGGCATAGTCCTGCAGCAATATTAGATAGGGGTTTTGTAAAGGTATTTAAGGATGGTAAGGCTGTTGTAGAGGCAGGGGCTGTAAATGTGGGGGATAAGCTCAGAATAAGCCTTAGGGACGGCGATATTGAAACGGTAACAGAAAAGATTGATAAAAAGGAGAACTGA
- the xseB gene encoding exodeoxyribonuclease VII small subunit: MAQILSFEEKCKRLEQIVSKLEDPNLSLSEGTKIFEEGVKLSKECYAELEGSKGKIVVIKKELDKIVDDTDN, translated from the coding sequence ATGGCACAGATATTGAGTTTTGAAGAGAAGTGTAAAAGGCTTGAGCAGATTGTAAGCAAGCTTGAGGACCCAAACTTAAGTTTGAGTGAGGGCACAAAGATTTTTGAAGAAGGCGTAAAGCTGAGCAAAGAATGTTATGCCGAGCTTGAAGGCAGCAAAGGCAAGATTGTTGTTATAAAAAAAGAGCTGGATAAAATTGTAGACGACACAGATAATTAG